The following proteins are co-located in the Eleginops maclovinus isolate JMC-PN-2008 ecotype Puerto Natales chromosome 23, JC_Emac_rtc_rv5, whole genome shotgun sequence genome:
- the LOC134859498 gene encoding uncharacterized protein LOC134859498 isoform X2: protein MSPCVLLTALLAIPFAVGWDVPSEREEAQMVCAGREFRLPVYSTSRTVTFTPDPEGQRGVLLDKTIVKDPRFEWTRDKMLVLREVTYEDQGLYSIKLSSGFTYEAVRLTVSECIKSHHRFYGQSFEHHIPENGSLLEFTPWGAPPEAMPVVLWNRTDPETSDAGRGRLLRAGKVWVAERVTQADQGNYTVRDDRGKVVSRSTLTVRGRSLNVTRFSKESLNLPLFLPVPHARLIFTPTRYPDESSLGPYDPKPHRGPVQLIREGHITDHDMRYRGLISLGRNGTLNEVVIMRLTSRHDGIYEIRDVDGNLVSSTWLQVIEKGGRWRTFFKSITVPSGMFVSLAGFLLFMRRYPNCSLSQIISGLRGNRTPPANPPRVNIQDYSQPSPQPSSYYSHTQPPGTPRKMTPRASPSHTGYSPVMMGSSRTENQEAHRSPARSSPCHNISTERHTSQNDEEERRISFSVPGASDCLHSSDDCVQFQIKDGDKKRLSQSQGYFSTLPLDTETSDSCSVYTSEKLNFL from the exons ATGTCCCCCTGTGTCCTGCTCACTGCCCTTTTAGCCATTCCTTTTGCTGTGG GTTGGGATGTACCAA gtgaaagagaggaagCCCAGATGGTGTGTGCTGGTAGAGAATTTCGTCTTCCTGTTTACTCGACATCCAGAACGGTGACTTTTACTCCAGACCCTGAGGGGCAGAGGGGTGTACTGCTCGACAAAACAATT GTTAAGGACCCACGGTTTGAGTGGACCAGAGATAAGATGCTAGTCCTGAGAGAAGTGACTTATGAGGATCAGGGACTTTACTCCATCAAACTGTCCTCCGGTTTCACTTATGAAGCTGTTCGTCTAACTGTTTCAG AATGCATTAAGTCCCATCACAGATTCTATGGGCAGAGCTTTGAGCACCATATCCCTGAAAATGGCTCCCTTCTGGAGTTTACTCCCTGGGGTGCCCCACCTGAGGCCATGCCAGTTGTGCTGTGGAACCGGACGGACCCTGAGACCAGCGATGCAGGCCGGGGGCGGCTGCTACGGGCCGGGAAGGTGTGGGTAGCAGAGAGAGTTACACAAGCAGACCAGGGGAACTACACTGTGAGAGACGACAGGGGGAAGGTGGTGTCCCGAAGCACCCTGACTGTCCGcg GACGCTCCCTTAATGTCACCCGCTTCTCCAAGGAGTCTCTAAACCTGCCCCTCTTTCTTCCCGTCCCTCATGCACGCCTCATTTTTACCCCCACCCGATACCCTGACGAATCCTCTCTGGGCCCTTATGACCCCAAGCCCCACCGTGGCCCTGTGCAGCTGATCCGCGAGGGCCACATCACAGACCACGACATGCGCTACAGGGGCCTCATCTCTCTGGGCAGGAACGGCACCCTCAATGAGGTCGTCATAATGAGACTGACTTCAAGGCATGATGGGATTTACGAGATCAGAGATGTGGATGGGAACCTGGTTTCTTCCACCTGGTTGCAGGTGATCG AAAAGGGAGGCAGATGGCGAACATTTTTCAAGTCCATCACTGTCCCTTCTGGCATGTTTGTGTCACTGGCtggtttcctcctcttcatgaGGCGATACCCAAACTGCAGCCTGTCGCAGATCATTTCTGGCCTCCGAGGAAACCGCACACCACCAGCCAACCCACCGAGGGTCAACATCCAG GACTACAGCCAGCCGAGCCCTCAGCCCTCGAGCTACTACAGTCACACTCAGCCTCCTGGAACACCGAGAAAGATGACCCCAAGAGCCAGCCCCTCTCATACC GGTTACTCTCCAGTTATGATGGGAAGTTCAAGAACTGAGAACCAGGAAGCACACAGATCACCGGCTAGGAGCTCCCCGTGTCATAATATATCCACTGAG CGGCACACATCTCAAAATgacgaggaggagagaaggattTCTTTTTCAGTGCCTGGGGCTTCGGACTGCCTCCACTCCTCAGACGACTGTGTTCAATTCCAGATTAAGGATGGAGATAAAAAAAGGTTGAGCCAATCACAAGGATACTTCTCCACACTGCCACTAGACACAGAAACCTCTGACTCCTGCAGTGTTTACACTTCGGAGAAACTGAACTTCTTGTAA
- the LOC134859498 gene encoding uncharacterized protein LOC134859498 isoform X3: MSPCVLLTALLAIPFAVGEREEAQMVCAGREFRLPVYSTSRTVTFTPDPEGQRGVLLDKTIVKDPRFEWTRDKMLVLREVTYEDQGLYSIKLSSGFTYEAVRLTVSECIKSHHRFYGQSFEHHIPENGSLLEFTPWGAPPEAMPVVLWNRTDPETSDAGRGRLLRAGKVWVAERVTQADQGNYTVRDDRGKVVSRSTLTVRGRSLNVTRFSKESLNLPLFLPVPHARLIFTPTRYPDESSLGPYDPKPHRGPVQLIREGHITDHDMRYRGLISLGRNGTLNEVVIMRLTSRHDGIYEIRDVDGNLVSSTWLQVIEKGGRWRTFFKSITVPSGMFVSLAGFLLFMRRYPNCSLSQIISGLRGNRTPPANPPRVNIQDYSQPSPQPSSYYSHTQPPGTPRKMTPRASPSHTGYSPVMMGSSRTENQEAHRSPARSSPCHNISTERHTSQNDEEERRISFSVPGASDCLHSSDDCVQFQIKDGDKKRLSQSQGYFSTLPLDTETSDSCSVYTSEKLNFL, encoded by the exons ATGTCCCCCTGTGTCCTGCTCACTGCCCTTTTAGCCATTCCTTTTGCTGTGG gtgaaagagaggaagCCCAGATGGTGTGTGCTGGTAGAGAATTTCGTCTTCCTGTTTACTCGACATCCAGAACGGTGACTTTTACTCCAGACCCTGAGGGGCAGAGGGGTGTACTGCTCGACAAAACAATT GTTAAGGACCCACGGTTTGAGTGGACCAGAGATAAGATGCTAGTCCTGAGAGAAGTGACTTATGAGGATCAGGGACTTTACTCCATCAAACTGTCCTCCGGTTTCACTTATGAAGCTGTTCGTCTAACTGTTTCAG AATGCATTAAGTCCCATCACAGATTCTATGGGCAGAGCTTTGAGCACCATATCCCTGAAAATGGCTCCCTTCTGGAGTTTACTCCCTGGGGTGCCCCACCTGAGGCCATGCCAGTTGTGCTGTGGAACCGGACGGACCCTGAGACCAGCGATGCAGGCCGGGGGCGGCTGCTACGGGCCGGGAAGGTGTGGGTAGCAGAGAGAGTTACACAAGCAGACCAGGGGAACTACACTGTGAGAGACGACAGGGGGAAGGTGGTGTCCCGAAGCACCCTGACTGTCCGcg GACGCTCCCTTAATGTCACCCGCTTCTCCAAGGAGTCTCTAAACCTGCCCCTCTTTCTTCCCGTCCCTCATGCACGCCTCATTTTTACCCCCACCCGATACCCTGACGAATCCTCTCTGGGCCCTTATGACCCCAAGCCCCACCGTGGCCCTGTGCAGCTGATCCGCGAGGGCCACATCACAGACCACGACATGCGCTACAGGGGCCTCATCTCTCTGGGCAGGAACGGCACCCTCAATGAGGTCGTCATAATGAGACTGACTTCAAGGCATGATGGGATTTACGAGATCAGAGATGTGGATGGGAACCTGGTTTCTTCCACCTGGTTGCAGGTGATCG AAAAGGGAGGCAGATGGCGAACATTTTTCAAGTCCATCACTGTCCCTTCTGGCATGTTTGTGTCACTGGCtggtttcctcctcttcatgaGGCGATACCCAAACTGCAGCCTGTCGCAGATCATTTCTGGCCTCCGAGGAAACCGCACACCACCAGCCAACCCACCGAGGGTCAACATCCAG GACTACAGCCAGCCGAGCCCTCAGCCCTCGAGCTACTACAGTCACACTCAGCCTCCTGGAACACCGAGAAAGATGACCCCAAGAGCCAGCCCCTCTCATACC GGTTACTCTCCAGTTATGATGGGAAGTTCAAGAACTGAGAACCAGGAAGCACACAGATCACCGGCTAGGAGCTCCCCGTGTCATAATATATCCACTGAG CGGCACACATCTCAAAATgacgaggaggagagaaggattTCTTTTTCAGTGCCTGGGGCTTCGGACTGCCTCCACTCCTCAGACGACTGTGTTCAATTCCAGATTAAGGATGGAGATAAAAAAAGGTTGAGCCAATCACAAGGATACTTCTCCACACTGCCACTAGACACAGAAACCTCTGACTCCTGCAGTGTTTACACTTCGGAGAAACTGAACTTCTTGTAA
- the LOC134859498 gene encoding uncharacterized protein LOC134859498 isoform X1 translates to MSPCVLLTALLAIPFAVGWDVPSESNFIMSLAYKTYSMMRLLTLFSTPAGEREEAQMVCAGREFRLPVYSTSRTVTFTPDPEGQRGVLLDKTIVKDPRFEWTRDKMLVLREVTYEDQGLYSIKLSSGFTYEAVRLTVSECIKSHHRFYGQSFEHHIPENGSLLEFTPWGAPPEAMPVVLWNRTDPETSDAGRGRLLRAGKVWVAERVTQADQGNYTVRDDRGKVVSRSTLTVRGRSLNVTRFSKESLNLPLFLPVPHARLIFTPTRYPDESSLGPYDPKPHRGPVQLIREGHITDHDMRYRGLISLGRNGTLNEVVIMRLTSRHDGIYEIRDVDGNLVSSTWLQVIEKGGRWRTFFKSITVPSGMFVSLAGFLLFMRRYPNCSLSQIISGLRGNRTPPANPPRVNIQDYSQPSPQPSSYYSHTQPPGTPRKMTPRASPSHTGYSPVMMGSSRTENQEAHRSPARSSPCHNISTERHTSQNDEEERRISFSVPGASDCLHSSDDCVQFQIKDGDKKRLSQSQGYFSTLPLDTETSDSCSVYTSEKLNFL, encoded by the exons ATGTCCCCCTGTGTCCTGCTCACTGCCCTTTTAGCCATTCCTTTTGCTGTGG GTTGGGATGTACCAAGTGAGTCAAATTTCATCATGTCCTTGGCCTACAAAACATATTCAATGATGAGGTTGCTGACTCTCTTTTCCACACCTGcaggtgaaagagaggaagCCCAGATGGTGTGTGCTGGTAGAGAATTTCGTCTTCCTGTTTACTCGACATCCAGAACGGTGACTTTTACTCCAGACCCTGAGGGGCAGAGGGGTGTACTGCTCGACAAAACAATT GTTAAGGACCCACGGTTTGAGTGGACCAGAGATAAGATGCTAGTCCTGAGAGAAGTGACTTATGAGGATCAGGGACTTTACTCCATCAAACTGTCCTCCGGTTTCACTTATGAAGCTGTTCGTCTAACTGTTTCAG AATGCATTAAGTCCCATCACAGATTCTATGGGCAGAGCTTTGAGCACCATATCCCTGAAAATGGCTCCCTTCTGGAGTTTACTCCCTGGGGTGCCCCACCTGAGGCCATGCCAGTTGTGCTGTGGAACCGGACGGACCCTGAGACCAGCGATGCAGGCCGGGGGCGGCTGCTACGGGCCGGGAAGGTGTGGGTAGCAGAGAGAGTTACACAAGCAGACCAGGGGAACTACACTGTGAGAGACGACAGGGGGAAGGTGGTGTCCCGAAGCACCCTGACTGTCCGcg GACGCTCCCTTAATGTCACCCGCTTCTCCAAGGAGTCTCTAAACCTGCCCCTCTTTCTTCCCGTCCCTCATGCACGCCTCATTTTTACCCCCACCCGATACCCTGACGAATCCTCTCTGGGCCCTTATGACCCCAAGCCCCACCGTGGCCCTGTGCAGCTGATCCGCGAGGGCCACATCACAGACCACGACATGCGCTACAGGGGCCTCATCTCTCTGGGCAGGAACGGCACCCTCAATGAGGTCGTCATAATGAGACTGACTTCAAGGCATGATGGGATTTACGAGATCAGAGATGTGGATGGGAACCTGGTTTCTTCCACCTGGTTGCAGGTGATCG AAAAGGGAGGCAGATGGCGAACATTTTTCAAGTCCATCACTGTCCCTTCTGGCATGTTTGTGTCACTGGCtggtttcctcctcttcatgaGGCGATACCCAAACTGCAGCCTGTCGCAGATCATTTCTGGCCTCCGAGGAAACCGCACACCACCAGCCAACCCACCGAGGGTCAACATCCAG GACTACAGCCAGCCGAGCCCTCAGCCCTCGAGCTACTACAGTCACACTCAGCCTCCTGGAACACCGAGAAAGATGACCCCAAGAGCCAGCCCCTCTCATACC GGTTACTCTCCAGTTATGATGGGAAGTTCAAGAACTGAGAACCAGGAAGCACACAGATCACCGGCTAGGAGCTCCCCGTGTCATAATATATCCACTGAG CGGCACACATCTCAAAATgacgaggaggagagaaggattTCTTTTTCAGTGCCTGGGGCTTCGGACTGCCTCCACTCCTCAGACGACTGTGTTCAATTCCAGATTAAGGATGGAGATAAAAAAAGGTTGAGCCAATCACAAGGATACTTCTCCACACTGCCACTAGACACAGAAACCTCTGACTCCTGCAGTGTTTACACTTCGGAGAAACTGAACTTCTTGTAA